One window from the genome of Candoia aspera isolate rCanAsp1 chromosome 15, rCanAsp1.hap2, whole genome shotgun sequence encodes:
- the WSB2 gene encoding WD repeat and SOCS box-containing protein 2 isoform X1, with translation MEAAPGERRRLRQLPEGETAAEGEPLLVAELTPGRPQQYDWKSSCETWSVAFSPDGAWFAWSQGHCVVKLLPWPLQGTKHNGKALERKGPCAKTKPRGCGGPKEKTLDCGQIVWGLAFSSWLPPQPHKYLHQATTPCLILATGLNDGQIKVWEVQTGGLLFNLSGHQDVVRGLSFAPGKSRSILVSASRDKTLRVWDLSQNGKQLKVLSGHMQWIYCCSISPDGQMLCSVAGEKSALLWSMQSYRLLRKLEGHQGCVASCDFSPDSALLATASYDTFVILWDPCTGDQLRSLWHIPLQPAVDHGGNFYTSSLRSVCFSPEGLYLATVADDRFLRIWGLELGSPVAFAPVKNGLCCTYFPHGGIIATGTRDGHAQFWTAPQSLSSLKHLCRKVLRGCFTSYQVQALSIPKKMKEFLTYRTL, from the exons ATGGAAGCGGCCCCGGGCGAGCGCCGCCGGCTGCGGCAGCTCCCGGAGGGGGAGACGGCGGCGGAGG GAGAGCCCCTCCTTGTGGCCGAGCTGACGCCAGGGCGACCCCAACAGTATGACTGGAAGTCCAGCTGTGAGACCTGGAGTGTGGCCTTCTCCCCTGATGGGGCCTGGTTTGCCTGGTCGCAGGGCCACTGCGTGGTCAAGCTTCTCCCTTGGCCTTTACAGGGGACTAAGCA CAATGGCAAAGCTTTGGAGCGCAAGGGCCCATGTGCAAAAACCAAGCCCAGGGGTTGCGGTGGGCCCAAGGAGAAGACCTTGGACTGTGGACAGATTGTCTGGGGCCTGGCTTTCAGTTCATGGCTGCCACCCCAACCCCATAAGTATCTCCACCAGGCAACTACCCCCTGCTTGATCCTGGCCACGGGATTGAATGACGGGCAGATTAAAGTCTGGGAGGTTCAAACAG gGGGCCTGCTTTTCAACCTTTCGGGGCACCAAGATGTGGTGAGGGGTTTGAGCTTCGCACCTGGCAAGAGCCGTTCCATTCTCGTCTCTGCATCCCGGGACAAAACGCTTCGAGTCTGGGACCTCAGCCAAAATG GGAAGCAACTGAAAGTCCTCTCTGGACACATGCAGTGGATTTACTGTTGTTCCATTTCTCCTGATGGCCAAATGCTCTGCTCAGTGGCTGGAGAGAAGTCG GCTCTGCTCTGGAGCATGCAGTCATATCGCCTCCTCCGAAAGCTAGAAGGTCACCAAGGCTGTGTGGCATCCTGTGACTTTTCTCCAGATTCGGCTCTTCTTGCCACTGCCTCGTATGACACCTTTGTGATCCTCTGGGATCCCTGTACAGGGGATCAGCTAAGATCCCTTTG gCACATTCCATTGCAACCTGCTGTGGACCATGGTGGCAACTTCTACACCAGCTCCCTGAGGTCTGTGTGCTTCTCACCTGAAGGCCTCTACCTTGCCACTGTGGCAGATGACAG GTTTCTCCGGATCTGGGGATTAGAACTTGGGAGCCCTGTTGCCTTTGCCCCTGTGAAGAACGGTCTCTGCTGCACTTACTTTCCACATGGTGGGATCATCGCAACAGG GACCAGAGATGGCCATGCTCAGTTTTGGACAGCACCTCAGTCTCTGTCTTCTCTAAAGCACTTATGTCGGAAAGTCCTCCGTGGCTGCTTTACAAGCTACCAGGTCCAGGCGCTGAGCATTCCAAAGAAGATGAAGGAATTCCTCACCTACAGGACTTTATGA
- the WSB2 gene encoding WD repeat and SOCS box-containing protein 2 isoform X2: MEAAPGERRRLRQLPEGETAAEGEPLLVAELTPGRPQQYDWKSSCETWSVAFSPDGAWFAWSQGHCVVKLLPWPLQGTKHNGKALERKGPCAKTKPRGCGGPKEKTLDCGQIVWGLAFSSWLPPQPHKYLHQATTPCLILATGLNDGQIKVWEVQTGGLLFNLSGHQDVVRGLSFAPGKSRSILVSASRDKTLRVWDLSQNGKQLKVLSGHMQWIYCCSISPDGQMLCSVAGEKSALLWSMQSYRLLRKLEGHQGCVASCDFSPDSALLATASYDTFVILWDPCTGDQLRSLWFLRIWGLELGSPVAFAPVKNGLCCTYFPHGGIIATGTRDGHAQFWTAPQSLSSLKHLCRKVLRGCFTSYQVQALSIPKKMKEFLTYRTL; encoded by the exons ATGGAAGCGGCCCCGGGCGAGCGCCGCCGGCTGCGGCAGCTCCCGGAGGGGGAGACGGCGGCGGAGG GAGAGCCCCTCCTTGTGGCCGAGCTGACGCCAGGGCGACCCCAACAGTATGACTGGAAGTCCAGCTGTGAGACCTGGAGTGTGGCCTTCTCCCCTGATGGGGCCTGGTTTGCCTGGTCGCAGGGCCACTGCGTGGTCAAGCTTCTCCCTTGGCCTTTACAGGGGACTAAGCA CAATGGCAAAGCTTTGGAGCGCAAGGGCCCATGTGCAAAAACCAAGCCCAGGGGTTGCGGTGGGCCCAAGGAGAAGACCTTGGACTGTGGACAGATTGTCTGGGGCCTGGCTTTCAGTTCATGGCTGCCACCCCAACCCCATAAGTATCTCCACCAGGCAACTACCCCCTGCTTGATCCTGGCCACGGGATTGAATGACGGGCAGATTAAAGTCTGGGAGGTTCAAACAG gGGGCCTGCTTTTCAACCTTTCGGGGCACCAAGATGTGGTGAGGGGTTTGAGCTTCGCACCTGGCAAGAGCCGTTCCATTCTCGTCTCTGCATCCCGGGACAAAACGCTTCGAGTCTGGGACCTCAGCCAAAATG GGAAGCAACTGAAAGTCCTCTCTGGACACATGCAGTGGATTTACTGTTGTTCCATTTCTCCTGATGGCCAAATGCTCTGCTCAGTGGCTGGAGAGAAGTCG GCTCTGCTCTGGAGCATGCAGTCATATCGCCTCCTCCGAAAGCTAGAAGGTCACCAAGGCTGTGTGGCATCCTGTGACTTTTCTCCAGATTCGGCTCTTCTTGCCACTGCCTCGTATGACACCTTTGTGATCCTCTGGGATCCCTGTACAGGGGATCAGCTAAGATCCCTTTG GTTTCTCCGGATCTGGGGATTAGAACTTGGGAGCCCTGTTGCCTTTGCCCCTGTGAAGAACGGTCTCTGCTGCACTTACTTTCCACATGGTGGGATCATCGCAACAGG GACCAGAGATGGCCATGCTCAGTTTTGGACAGCACCTCAGTCTCTGTCTTCTCTAAAGCACTTATGTCGGAAAGTCCTCCGTGGCTGCTTTACAAGCTACCAGGTCCAGGCGCTGAGCATTCCAAAGAAGATGAAGGAATTCCTCACCTACAGGACTTTATGA